One window from the genome of Nitrospirota bacterium encodes:
- the pyrF gene encoding orotidine-5'-phosphate decarboxylase gives MKIRDKIILALDVADRGSAIAIVEKFKGHIDIFKVGSELFTSAGPDVVREINSMGKKVFLDLKFHDIPNTVAKSVRAAAEMGVFMLNVHASGGSEMMKKAAQALAEVSSEMHINKPKLIAVTVLTSIDQTILQREVGIEKTIKTHVTHLAELARQSGLDGVVASPQETPIIRNACGKDFLIVTPGIRPLWAAADDQKRTMTPAEAVSKGADYLVMGRAILSQPDPLDALKRIEEELEN, from the coding sequence ATGAAAATTAGAGACAAAATAATACTCGCGCTTGATGTTGCTGACCGCGGTTCAGCGATTGCGATAGTTGAAAAGTTCAAAGGCCATATTGATATATTCAAGGTCGGCTCCGAGCTCTTCACATCCGCAGGCCCTGATGTCGTTAGAGAGATTAACTCGATGGGCAAGAAGGTCTTTCTTGACCTCAAGTTCCATGACATACCCAACACAGTTGCAAAGAGCGTCAGGGCTGCGGCAGAGATGGGGGTCTTCATGCTCAACGTCCATGCTTCTGGCGGCAGCGAGATGATGAAGAAGGCTGCGCAGGCGCTTGCAGAAGTATCTTCTGAAATGCATATCAATAAGCCAAAGCTCATTGCTGTGACCGTGCTTACCAGCATTGACCAGACGATACTTCAAAGGGAAGTGGGCATAGAGAAGACGATAAAGACACACGTGACGCACCTTGCAGAGCTTGCCCGGCAGTCCGGGCTTGACGGTGTGGTCGCATCACCTCAGGAGACGCCTATAATAAGAAATGCCTGCGGCAAGGACTTTCTTATCGTCACACCTGGAATAAGGCCTTTATGGGCAGCAGCGGACGACCAGAAGAGGACGATGACGCCTGCAGAGGCGGTCAGCAAAGGCGCAGACTACCTCGTCATGGGAAGGGCGATCTTATCACAGCCTGACCCGCTCGATGCGTTAAAGCGTATAGAGGAAGAATTAGAAAACTGA